The proteins below come from a single Mus musculus strain C57BL/6J chromosome 5, GRCm38.p6 C57BL/6J genomic window:
- the Gm46935 gene encoding PRAME family member 8-like yields MSVHTPPTLQKLAIQTLVREEALGMSELEEMAHGLFPALFKEAFDGRHIKLIKALVIAWPFHCLPVGALMRTTDLETLQAVLDGVDIRRTIGFHTRRKKLQFLDLRNVHHSFWNIWTDSEDSDYSAEILDEKKALQVGPRYGLRQRLKVTVDLCIRSCLDEAQTWFLKWAQERKGSLYFCCTKMKIWTLPERALRQIFHVFDPEHIMELELNTEWTLIELTHFAPYFGQMRNLRKVFLAPLHKIDFHLPNRTRVTEVKCINKFASQFSKFNCLQHLFMFCVHFLRFQMNQVLGCLMTPLKTLSITYSLMSQRDLDSFVCCQSLFQLKHLELRGVVLLDLDLMPLRGLLMKVAGTLETLDLQGCRMKDSQLNVLLPVFKQCSQISNINFYNNEFSMPFLKDLLQHTANWSKMNVEQYPAPLECYDEFTQVTVEGFAQLCQDLMDTLRAIRQPKNSSFATDICHTCGERWVFDQVAKLCSCWH; encoded by the exons ATGAGTGTTCATACCCCACCCACACTCCAGAAGCTGGCAATTCAGACTCTGGTGAGAGAGGAAGCTCTAGGCATGTCTGAACTGGAGGAGATGGCCCATGGACTCTTCCCAGCACTTTTCAAGGAGGCCTTTGATGGCAGACATATCAAGCTCATAAAGGCATTGGTGATAGCCTGGCCTTTCCACTGTCTCCCTGTGGGGGCATTGATGAGGACTACTGACCTGGAAACATTGCAGGCTGTGCTAGATGGAGTAGACATTCGTCGAACCATAGGGTTTCACACCAG GAGGAAAAAACTACAGTTTCTCGACCTGAGGAATGTGCACCATAGCTTCTGGAACATATGGACTGATTCAGAGGACAGTGACTATTCAGCAGAGATCTTGGATGAAAAGAAAGCTCTGCAGGTCGGTCCCAGATATGGACTGAGGCAGCGTCTAAAGGTCACAGTTGACCtgtgcatcaggtcctgccttgATGAAGCACAAACATGGTTCTTGAAGTGGGCCCAGGAGAGAAAGGGCTCCCTATATTTCTGCTGTACAAAGATGAAAATCTGGACTCTGCCAGAAAGAGCTCTCAGACAGATCTTCCATGTTTTTGATCCAGAGCATATCATGGAGTTAGAACTAAATACTGAATGGACTCTGATAGAGTTGACACATTTTGCCCCCTATTTCGGGCAGATGAGAAATCTTCGCAAAGTCTTCCTGGCACCCCtccacaaaatcgacttccatttACCCAATAGAACAAGAGTCACTGAAGTCAAGTGTATCAACAAGTTTGCTTCTCAGTTCTCCAAATTCAACTGTCTGCAGCATCTTTTCATGTTCTGCGTCCATTTTCTCAGATTCCAGATGAATCAGGTCCTAGG GTGCTTGATGACACCCTTGAAGACCCTCTCCATTACTTACTCCCTGATGTCACAGAGAGATTTGGATTCCTTTGTCTGCTGTCAGAGCctctttcagctaaaacatcTGGAATTGAGAGGTGTGGTCTTACTGGATTTGGATCTTATGCCTCTGAGAGGTCTCCTCATGAAAGTGGCAGGCACTCTTGAGACTCTGGATTTGCAGGGGTGTAGGATGAAAGACTCCCAGCTCAATGTTCTCCTACCTGTATTCAAACAATGCTCTCAGATCTCCAATATCAACTTCTACAACAATGAATTCTCCATGCCCTTCCTGAAGGACCTTTTGCAGCACACAGCCAACTGGAGCAAGATGAATGTGGAACAATATCCTGCCCCTCTGGAGTGCTATGATGAATTTACTCAAGTCACTGTAGAAGGATTTGCCCAACTTTGTCAGGATCTCATGGATACACTGAGGgcaataaggcagcccaagaacaGCTCCTTTGCTACAGATATCTGCCACACATGTGGGGAGCGCTGGGTCTTTGACCAGGTGGCTAAACTTTGTAGTTGCTGGCATTAA